One stretch of Zingiber officinale cultivar Zhangliang chromosome 6B, Zo_v1.1, whole genome shotgun sequence DNA includes these proteins:
- the LOC121989478 gene encoding ATP-dependent Clp protease proteolytic subunit 5, chloroplastic-like yields MAIAAATMTMTTSSPSATTFQSISSRNLGKTLPLPYSAFPKKRCRLMRRWSAPKVVYWDGSLDTDRSDRWGIWSIRDDLVVPSSPYFPVMARGGQGPPPMMMERFQSVISQLFQHRIIRCGGPVDDDMANIIVAQLLYLDAVDPTKDIVMYVNSPGGSVTAGMAIFDTMKHIRPDVSTVCVGLAASMGAFLLSSGTKGKRYSLPNSRIMIHQPIGGAQGVQTEIEIQANEIFHHKANLASYLAYHTGQSLDKINQDTDRDFFMSAEEAKDYGMIDGVITNPLKALQPLPAS; encoded by the exons ATGGCGATAGCGGCGGCGACGATGACGATGACGACATCTTCCCCCTCCGCCACCACTTTCCAATCCATCTCCTCTAGGAACCTGGGCAAGACGCTTCCCCTCCCCTACTCCGCTTTTCCCAA GAAGAGATGTAGGCTTATGAGAAGATGGAGCGCTCCTAAGGTTGTATATTGGGATGGGTCCTTGGATACAGATCGATCTGACAGATGGGGAATTTGGTCTATTAG GGACGATTTGGTGGTTCCGTCGTCGCCTTATTTCCCGGTTATGGCTCGGGGAGGTCAGGGACCGCCGCCCATGATGATGGAGAGGTTCCAGAGTGTTATCAGCCAACTCTTCCAGCAT AGAATTATTAGGTGCGGTGGACCCGTGGATGATGACATGGCTAATATAATCGTTGCACAACTTCTATACCTAGATGCAGTTGATCCTACGAAG GATATTGTCATGTATGTCAACTCTCCAGGAGGATCAGTTACAGCTG GCATGGCCATATTTGATACGATGAAGCACATTAGGCCAGATGTTTCTACTGTTTGCGTTGGTCTGGCAGCCAG CATGGGGGCTTTCCTCCTAAGCTCTGGCACAAAGG GGAAAAGATACAGTTTACCAAACTCTAGGATTATGATCCATCAACCCATTGGAGGTGCTCAAGGTGTGCAAACTGAAATAGAAATTCAG GCAAATGAAATATTTCACCACAAGGCTAACTTAGCCAGCTACCTTGCATATCATACCGGCCAAAGCTTGGATAAGATAAACCAAGATACTGATCGGGACTTCTTCATGAGCGCAGAGGAAGCTAAGGATTATGGCATGATTGATGGTGTGATAACCAATCCTCTCAAAGCCCTGCAACCACTACCAGCCTCTTAA
- the LOC121989480 gene encoding uncharacterized protein LOC121989480 — protein MAACNQGTIASQSEEVLLEKRYGGIASKKPLISKDHERSYFDSADWVLGKQGTSAKSNTAVESLKPKLKRTPHHQLPPRRPACTTGLENAE, from the exons ATGGCTGCCTGCAATCAAGGGACTATAGCTTCACAAAGTGAAGAG GTGCTCTTGGAGAAAAGATATGGAGGTATTGCATCCAAGAAACCATTAATCTCAAAG GACCATGAAAGATCTTACTTCGATTCGGCTGACTGGGTCCTGGGCAAG CAAGGGACAAGTGCAAAGTCAAACACTGCTGTTGAATCTCTCAAGCCCAAGTTGAAG CGCACTCCTCACCATCAGCTTCCACCCCGAAGGCCGGCTTGCACTACCGGTCTCGAAAATGCA GAGTAG
- the LOC121989479 gene encoding UPF0481 protein At3g47200-like, translated as MSKQFQVTLDNTKAAGRKQESSNKAVQGLNELADTSKDIKERILDQQHENRKFDVTIDIPEEKRTIETSKRTSSRIFEQLLLDHDLVKTMQHSGKETSISIKEPPEAIDLFFHETIKIWLSLQDATNKNDGEYTIFRVPDIIRLSYSRASEPMIVPIGPYHHVHKRLAFREMEKHKPDCITYLLSLAPREEEEGELRKKCFTVLEDLESKGRSCYSDNTRLMESEHFTEMLLRDGCFIIYLLLSQEIDNREQTNESGKSISSVDKIRRPIIDTQKLNDIKLDLLKLENQIPFFIIQTLFEFIKPDLPPSSLIDLALKFFDDLLPSKPKNIQKPQVDEVHHLLHLVHMSLVPSTIHQMLSSESWEPDLPSIIDAPTWIPSAKELQQSGVKFRGNKDLGSILEIKFHEGTMEMPILQLYNSTAVLISNLVAFEYCYTNAGAHITSYVTFLSCLMHGEEDVRLLHLNGVVINKMSTDKKVAEFFSRICPQGPIASKPNHLGNLFLKVKDHHTRKKNIWMEEAKRKYCSSPCVTLSLVGGLCLLMLTFLQTSFTIIQTIHDLRK; from the coding sequence ATGTCTAAACAATTTCAGGTCACATTAGACAACACAAAGGCTGCGGGCAGAAAACAAGAAAGCAGCAACAAGGCCGTGCAAGGACTGAATGAACTTGCAGACACTAGCAAAGATATAAAGGAGAGAATTCTTGACCAGCAACATGAAAATAGGAAGTTTGACGTAACAATTGACATTCCTGAAGAAAAAAGGACAATAGAAACGAGTAAAAGGACATCAAGTAGGATATTTGAACAACTGCTTCTAGATCATGATTTGGTCAAAACAATGCAACATAGTGGGAAAGAAACAAGCATATCAATCAAAGAACCACCTGAAGCTATAGATCTATTTTTCCATGAGACAATCAAGATCTGGTTAAGCCTACAGGATGCAACTAATAAAAATGATGGTGAATACACTATTTTCAGAGTACCTGACATTATCAGGTTAAGTTATAGTAGAGCTTCTGAACCAATGATTGTTCCAATAGGTCCGTACCACCATGTACATAAGAGGTTAGCATTCAGAGAAATGGAAAAACACAAACCAGACTGCATAACTTATTTGCTATCACTAGCTCCAcgtgaagaggaagaaggtgaACTAAGGAAAAAATGTTTCACTGTACTAGAGGATTTAGAGAGCAAGGGACGGAGCTGCTACTCAGATAACACCCGCCTAATGGAAAGTGAACACTTCACCGAGATGCTGCTGCGTGATGGTTGCTTTATCATTTATCTTCTGCTCAGTCAGGAGATAGACAACAGAGAACAGACaaatgagagtggaaaatcaatCAGCTCGGTAGATAAAATAAGAAGGCCAATTATTGATACACAAAAGCTAAATGATATCAAGTTAGACCTGCTTAAGCTAGAGAACCAGATACCATTTTTTATCATTCAGActctctttgaatttatcaagccTGATTTGCCCCCTTCTTCCCTTATCGATCTAGCCCTCAAATTTTTTGATGATCTTCttccatcaaaacccaaaaaCATACAGAAGCCACAGGTAGATGAAGTCCATCATCTCTTACATCTGGTACACATGTCACTTGTTCCCTCAACCATTCACCAAATGCTTAGTTCTGAAAGTTGGGAACCAGACTTACCTTCTATAATTGATGCACCAACCTGGATACCAAGTGCAAAAGAGCTGCAACAATCTGGTGTCAAATTTAGAGGGAACAAGGATTTAGGTAGCATTTTGGAAATCAAGTTCCATGAAGGGACCATGGAGATGCCTATCTTACAACTTTATAACTCAACGGCAGTTCTAATTTCCAATCTTGTTGCATTTGAGTACTGCTACACAAATGCAGGAGCACACATTACATCCTATGTTACATTCCTTAGTTGTCTTATGCATGGAGAGGAAGATGTGAGACTGCTTCACTTAAATGGGGTTGTTATTAACAAGATGAGCACTGACAAGAAGGTTGCTGAATTTTTTAGCAGGATTTGCCCTCAAGGCCCCATTGCTTCAAAACCAAATCACCTAGGCAACCTGTTCCTGAAAGTAAAGGATCATCACACGCGCAAAAAGAATATATGGATGGAAGAAGCAAAAAGGAAATACTGCAGCAGCCCATGCGTGACTTTATCATTGGTTGGCGGATTATGCCTTCTTATGTTAACTTTTCTGCAGACTTCATTCACAATCATACAGACAATTCACGACTTGAGAAAGTGA
- the LOC121989482 gene encoding uncharacterized protein LOC121989482 isoform X1, which yields MGGEKGGSKSSGFFHLFDWNRKSRKKLFSNSPEGTKQGKRSTDNLPATQLRLIDDDEIFAVPSIKGSSDYSCASSVTDDDGNGTRAPGVVARLMGLDSMPTSGAPEPYSTPFFDARSFRYNQNQRSPDFYTNENFNYVPHKAEGYFRKPVESRSQKMPSSPIERFQREILPPRLGKSLPLNHHKLLSPSKNLGFTSAKNATEIMEAAAKIIEPGLQMHPSTKGKIGSPSIPIRVREPKNSISTTERSTQLLQLSRGQVELDDSQYSRGQSRNWNRAEDIVIVRSSPDPYEINGAGARGKGKSISLAIQAKVNVQKREGLGSSSRSTIVQKDHDDYKGNQPFRTQANNQKNKSQQKSSAASVSGVLRQNNQKQNCQVSKSKLGSKQSSQQHGRKIPSADPSSGKNKSANKFSGPSRNNCRKITGLDMEGSSSSNKDFPQKKRLIEGGFNGEKNLPTYGGLMKRHETQVKSDMVIDEHTKRSEDNRNTNDIISFTFTSPLIKTFGASQSGSLAVDKWDKEKCSCLENNFSGVNKSLSSPGSDILGGDALGHLLERKLRELTSPTELSCDFTRTTKFTASAPNPQTLNSSCYVPTAQHKDFQPSQLKDRPGIVVNSGIFSTNYQVIGMNNKLLAVEVENDQSSNNNMCIEEHNHRSPLSVFDASFSSESWQLSESPGSTYGSDPCPSSVNAQNIAYLHSLSKYVEAEPELSDSASSIAKDPQEGTADLMRPNEQELKYVRKMLCNKGLTSENIGSCYLTSVAENFEGNNRIVQEELVGDKARSKLLEDCVQECLELKHDHYFKAGYEAWNKGIMLTRKDMAQEVYDEISGWKSMSNWIVDELVANDMSTHLGSWVDFEIEAFETGKQIQRQILSSLVDEVFAEFHIK from the exons ATGGGAGGGGAGAAGGGTGGTTCCAAAAGTAGTGGATTCTTCCACCTCTTTGATTGGAACCGGAAGTCTAGGAAGAAATTGTTCTCCAATTCACCTG AGGGCACAAAGCAAGGTAAGAGAAGCACTGACAATTTGCCAGCAACGCAGCTCCGTCTG ATTGACGATGATGAAATATTCGCCGTTCCAAGTATCAAAGGAAGTAGTGACTATAGTTGCGCTTCATCAGTGACTGATGATGATGGAAATGGAACAAGAGCCCCAGGTGTAGTGGCAAGGCTCATGGGTCTTGATTCCATGCCAACATCTGGAGCTCCAGAGCCATACTCCACTCCTTTCTTTGATGCACGGTCTTTTCGCTACAACCAGAACCAGAGAAGTCCTGACTTTTACACAAATGAAAATTTCAACTATGTTCCCCACAAAGCTGAAGGTTACTTCAGGAAGCCCGTGGAATCCAGGTCTCAGAAGATGCCCAGCAGCCCTATAGAAAGGTTCCAAAGGGAAATATTGCCTCCAAGGTTGGGAAAGTCCCTTCCACTAAACCACCACAAGTTGTTATCACCGAGCAAGAACCTTGGCTTCACCTCAGCAAAGAATGCAACAGAAATTATGGAGGCAGCTGCAAAGATTATTGAACCAGGGCTGCAAATGCATCCTAGTACAAAAGGGAAGATTGGTTCACCTTCAATTCCTATAAGAGTTCGTGAACCGAAGAATAGCATATCTACTACAGAGAGGTCAACGCAGCTGTTACAACTATCCAGAGGACAAGTTGAGTTGGATGATTCTCAATACTCTAGAGGACAGTCCAGGAACTGGAATAGAGCTGAAGATATTGTTATTGTTAGGTCCTCTCCGGATCCTTATGAAATCAATGGAGCTGGAGCACGAGGTAAGGGTAAATCCATCTCTTTAGCTATCCAAGCTAAAGTTAATGTTCAGAAAAGGGAAGGGTTGGGTTCTTCAAGTAGGAGTACAATTGTTCAGAAGGACCATGATGATTACAAAGGAAATCAGCCATTCAGGACACAAGCAAACAACCAGAAAAACAAGTCACAACAAAAATCCTCAGCAGCCAGTGTTTCTGGTGTCCTTAGACAAAACAATCAGAAACAGAACTGTCAAGTAAGCAAAAGCAAATTGGGCTCGAAGCAATCAAGTCAACAGCATGGAAGGAAAATCCCATCTGCAGATCCTTCATCTGGAAAAAATAAGAGTGCAAACAAGTTTTCAGGACCTTCAAGAAATAATTGCAGGAAAATCACAGGCCTTGATATGGAAGGGTCATCTTCCAGTAACAAGGATTTCCCACAAAAGAAGAGGTTAATAGAAGGAGGCTTCAACGGTGAGAAGAATTTGCCTACTTACGGTGGGCTTATGAAGAGACATGAAACACAAGTTAAATCTGATATGGTAATAGATGAACACACAAAACGATCTGAGGATAACAGAAATACCAATGACATTATATCTTTTACGTTCACATCCCCTTTGATAAAAACATTTGGTGCTTCTCAATCAGGCAGTTTGGCGGTTGATAAATGGGACAAAGAGAAATGTAgttgtttagaaaataatttttcaggTGTAAACAAGAGTCTGTCGTCACCAGGATCGGATATTTTAGGTGGTGATGCGTTGGGTCATCTTTTAGAACGGAAACTAAGAGAATTGACTTCTCCTACAGAGCTATCTTGTGACTTCACCAGAACAACGAAGTTTACAGCTTCTGCCCCTAATCCACAGACTCTGAACTCTTCTTGCTATGTTCCGACAGCACAACACAAGGATTTTCAACCTAGCCAATTGAAAGATAGACCTGGAATTGTAGTCAACTCTGGTATTTTTTCAACAAATTATCAGGTGATTGGAATGAACAATAAGCTGTTG GCAGTAGAAGTTGAAAACGATCAAAGTAGCAACAATAACATGTGCATAGAGGAACACAATCATCGGAGTCCGCTTTCTGTATTTGATGCTTCCTTTTCAAGTGAAAGCTGGCAGTTATCAGAGAGCCCAGGAAGTACATATG GAAGTGATCCCTGTCCATCATCAGTGAATGCTCAGAACATCGCTTACTTACATTCTTTAAGTAAATATGTTGAAGCAGAACCCGAATTGTCTGATTCAGCTTCTTCTATAGCAAAAGATCCTCAGGAGGGTACAGCAGACCTTATGAGACCAAACGAGCAGGAATTGAAGTATGTGAGGAAAATGCTGTGTAACAAAGGGTTGACATCCGAGAATATAGGTTCATGCTACTTAACCAGCGTTGCTGAGAACTTTGAAGGTAATAATAGAATTGTACAAGAAGAGTTAGTAGGCGATAAGGCAAGAAGCAAGTTGCTGGAAGACTGTGTCCAAGAATGCTTGGAGTTGAAACATGACCATTACTTTAAGGCAGGTTATGAAGCATGGAACAAGGGGATAATGTTGACTAGGAAGGATATGGCACAAGAGGTTTACGATGAAATTTCAGGATGGAAATCTATGAGTAACTGGATTGTAGATGAACTCGTAGCAAATGACATGAGCACTCACTTGGGAAGTTGGGTGGATTTTGAGATTGAAGCATTTGAAACTGGCAAGCAAATTCAAAGAcagatattgagctcattggTCGATGAAGTTTTTGCTGAATTCCATATCAAGTAA
- the LOC121989482 gene encoding uncharacterized protein LOC121989482 isoform X2 codes for MGGEKGGSKSSGFFHLFDWNRKSRKKLFSNSPEGTKQGKRSTDNLPATQLRLIDDDEIFAVPSIKGSSDYSCASSVTDDDGNGTRAPGVVARLMGLDSMPTSGAPEPYSTPFFDARSFRYNQNQRSPDFYTNENFNYVPHKAEGYFRKPVESRSQKMPSSPIERFQREILPPRLGKSLPLNHHKLLSPSKNLGFTSAKNATEIMEAAAKIIEPGLQMHPSTKGKIGSPSIPIRVREPKNSISTTERSTQLLQLSRGQVELDDSQYSRGQSRNWNRAEDIVIVRSSPDPYEINGAGARGKGKSISLAIQAKVNVQKREGLGSSSRSTIVQKDHDDYKGNQPFRTQANNQKNKSQQKSSAASVSGVLRQNNQKQNCQVSKSKLGSKQSSQQHGRKIPSADPSSGKNKSANKFSGPSRNNCRKITGLDMEGSSSSNKDFPQKKRLIEGGFNGEKNLPTYGGLMKRHETQVKSDMVIDEHTKRSEDNRNTNDIISFTFTSPLIKTFGASQSGSLAVDKWDKEKCSCLENNFSGVNKSLSSPGSDILGGDALGHLLERKLRELTSPTELSCDFTRTTKFTASAPNPQTLNSSCYVPTAQHKDFQPSQLKDRPGIVVNSGIFSTNYQAVEVENDQSSNNNMCIEEHNHRSPLSVFDASFSSESWQLSESPGSTYGSDPCPSSVNAQNIAYLHSLSKYVEAEPELSDSASSIAKDPQEGTADLMRPNEQELKYVRKMLCNKGLTSENIGSCYLTSVAENFEGNNRIVQEELVGDKARSKLLEDCVQECLELKHDHYFKAGYEAWNKGIMLTRKDMAQEVYDEISGWKSMSNWIVDELVANDMSTHLGSWVDFEIEAFETGKQIQRQILSSLVDEVFAEFHIK; via the exons ATGGGAGGGGAGAAGGGTGGTTCCAAAAGTAGTGGATTCTTCCACCTCTTTGATTGGAACCGGAAGTCTAGGAAGAAATTGTTCTCCAATTCACCTG AGGGCACAAAGCAAGGTAAGAGAAGCACTGACAATTTGCCAGCAACGCAGCTCCGTCTG ATTGACGATGATGAAATATTCGCCGTTCCAAGTATCAAAGGAAGTAGTGACTATAGTTGCGCTTCATCAGTGACTGATGATGATGGAAATGGAACAAGAGCCCCAGGTGTAGTGGCAAGGCTCATGGGTCTTGATTCCATGCCAACATCTGGAGCTCCAGAGCCATACTCCACTCCTTTCTTTGATGCACGGTCTTTTCGCTACAACCAGAACCAGAGAAGTCCTGACTTTTACACAAATGAAAATTTCAACTATGTTCCCCACAAAGCTGAAGGTTACTTCAGGAAGCCCGTGGAATCCAGGTCTCAGAAGATGCCCAGCAGCCCTATAGAAAGGTTCCAAAGGGAAATATTGCCTCCAAGGTTGGGAAAGTCCCTTCCACTAAACCACCACAAGTTGTTATCACCGAGCAAGAACCTTGGCTTCACCTCAGCAAAGAATGCAACAGAAATTATGGAGGCAGCTGCAAAGATTATTGAACCAGGGCTGCAAATGCATCCTAGTACAAAAGGGAAGATTGGTTCACCTTCAATTCCTATAAGAGTTCGTGAACCGAAGAATAGCATATCTACTACAGAGAGGTCAACGCAGCTGTTACAACTATCCAGAGGACAAGTTGAGTTGGATGATTCTCAATACTCTAGAGGACAGTCCAGGAACTGGAATAGAGCTGAAGATATTGTTATTGTTAGGTCCTCTCCGGATCCTTATGAAATCAATGGAGCTGGAGCACGAGGTAAGGGTAAATCCATCTCTTTAGCTATCCAAGCTAAAGTTAATGTTCAGAAAAGGGAAGGGTTGGGTTCTTCAAGTAGGAGTACAATTGTTCAGAAGGACCATGATGATTACAAAGGAAATCAGCCATTCAGGACACAAGCAAACAACCAGAAAAACAAGTCACAACAAAAATCCTCAGCAGCCAGTGTTTCTGGTGTCCTTAGACAAAACAATCAGAAACAGAACTGTCAAGTAAGCAAAAGCAAATTGGGCTCGAAGCAATCAAGTCAACAGCATGGAAGGAAAATCCCATCTGCAGATCCTTCATCTGGAAAAAATAAGAGTGCAAACAAGTTTTCAGGACCTTCAAGAAATAATTGCAGGAAAATCACAGGCCTTGATATGGAAGGGTCATCTTCCAGTAACAAGGATTTCCCACAAAAGAAGAGGTTAATAGAAGGAGGCTTCAACGGTGAGAAGAATTTGCCTACTTACGGTGGGCTTATGAAGAGACATGAAACACAAGTTAAATCTGATATGGTAATAGATGAACACACAAAACGATCTGAGGATAACAGAAATACCAATGACATTATATCTTTTACGTTCACATCCCCTTTGATAAAAACATTTGGTGCTTCTCAATCAGGCAGTTTGGCGGTTGATAAATGGGACAAAGAGAAATGTAgttgtttagaaaataatttttcaggTGTAAACAAGAGTCTGTCGTCACCAGGATCGGATATTTTAGGTGGTGATGCGTTGGGTCATCTTTTAGAACGGAAACTAAGAGAATTGACTTCTCCTACAGAGCTATCTTGTGACTTCACCAGAACAACGAAGTTTACAGCTTCTGCCCCTAATCCACAGACTCTGAACTCTTCTTGCTATGTTCCGACAGCACAACACAAGGATTTTCAACCTAGCCAATTGAAAGATAGACCTGGAATTGTAGTCAACTCTGGTATTTTTTCAACAAATTATCAG GCAGTAGAAGTTGAAAACGATCAAAGTAGCAACAATAACATGTGCATAGAGGAACACAATCATCGGAGTCCGCTTTCTGTATTTGATGCTTCCTTTTCAAGTGAAAGCTGGCAGTTATCAGAGAGCCCAGGAAGTACATATG GAAGTGATCCCTGTCCATCATCAGTGAATGCTCAGAACATCGCTTACTTACATTCTTTAAGTAAATATGTTGAAGCAGAACCCGAATTGTCTGATTCAGCTTCTTCTATAGCAAAAGATCCTCAGGAGGGTACAGCAGACCTTATGAGACCAAACGAGCAGGAATTGAAGTATGTGAGGAAAATGCTGTGTAACAAAGGGTTGACATCCGAGAATATAGGTTCATGCTACTTAACCAGCGTTGCTGAGAACTTTGAAGGTAATAATAGAATTGTACAAGAAGAGTTAGTAGGCGATAAGGCAAGAAGCAAGTTGCTGGAAGACTGTGTCCAAGAATGCTTGGAGTTGAAACATGACCATTACTTTAAGGCAGGTTATGAAGCATGGAACAAGGGGATAATGTTGACTAGGAAGGATATGGCACAAGAGGTTTACGATGAAATTTCAGGATGGAAATCTATGAGTAACTGGATTGTAGATGAACTCGTAGCAAATGACATGAGCACTCACTTGGGAAGTTGGGTGGATTTTGAGATTGAAGCATTTGAAACTGGCAAGCAAATTCAAAGAcagatattgagctcattggTCGATGAAGTTTTTGCTGAATTCCATATCAAGTAA
- the LOC121989484 gene encoding uncharacterized protein LOC121989484, which translates to MGRKRGSICKRDGGAFKRRRGGGSDDEEYVFGEEEEEQSLDDSLAGDATEEEFEYGESSCGSELEPDFEYDEEEEEDRNEADDEEVVAWEEVDAGSVMARIGRGKRSRGSVQVDAEAELDEGLVRSRRRNATVLDYAEDEEEDDGHDEDFLPDDGEDDDVDDEDIEPFQKRRKFKSSKPKLKKKLQGRGPDDYEQLFDYDVSNFDEGFIANNPIALNKSRNKIKNAERRKRLLVVSDSESDSLMFEGPLKNKDICRRQCRENVGEEFGKQRCGICLSEDQKRTVQGKLDCCAHFFCSACIMEWSKVETRCPVCKRRFSTVTKTSKLDPMFGMNKVVRVQTRDQIYQPSEGEIRQMLDPYGNIVCTECQQAVDDHLMLLCDICDSCAHTYCVGLGREVPEGNWYCDCCRSTTTVSSCMQNQDTFSGGVPKSSLTHGYEAVEDAAHIHSNSYSQPSGSFPRLIASQRMDLNAPPTLDDDYAAIYQVTGVGGSTLSERRAIHQQIRILLSNSRPRQMIHQNDVSNDKVEGNATPQEVQQSEFTN; encoded by the exons ATGGGAAGAAAGAGAGGGTCCATCTGCAAAAGGGACGGTGGCGCGTTTAAGCGAAGGCGAGGCGGCGGATCGGACGACGAAGAGTACGTCTTtggggaagaggaggaggagcagaGCTTGGACGACTCGCTCGCCGGAGATGCCACCGAGGAGGAGTTTGAGTATGGGGAGTCCAGCTGTGGCTCTGAGTTGGAGCCGGACTTCGAGTacgacgaggaggaggaggaggatcggAATGAGGCTGACGATGAGGAGGTGGTGGCATGGGAGGAGGTCGATGCGGGCAGTGTGATGGCGCGTATCGGGAGGGGGAAGCGATCTAGGGGTTCGGTCCAGGTGGATGCCGAGGCGGAGTTGGATGAGGGTTTGGTTAGATCTCGCCGGCGGAACGCTACGGTTTTGGATTATGCTGAGGACGAGGAGGAGGACGATGGCCACGATGAAGACTTCCTGCCGGATGACGGCGAGGATGACGACGTTGATGACGAAGATATCGAGCCTTTCCAAAAGAGGCGGAAATTTAAGTCTTCCAAGCCAAAGTTAAAGAAGAAACTGCAAGGAAGAGGACCAGATGACTACGAGCAATTATTCGATTATGATGTATCCAATTTCGATGAGGGATTTATTGCAAACAATCCAATCGCATTGAATAAGAGTAGGAACAAGATCAAGAATGCAGAGCGCAGGAAGAGATTGCTGGTTGTATCAGACTCAGAATCTGATTCCTTAATGTTTGAAGGACCGTTGAAGAACAAGGACATTTGTAGGAGGCAGTGTAGGGAGAATGTAGGCGAAGAATTCGGAAAGCAGCGTTGTGGGATCTGTTTGTCAGAGGATCAGAAGAGGACGGTTCAAGGGAAATTGGATTGCTGTGCTCATTTCTTCTGCTCTGCATGTATAATGGAGTGGTCGAAAGTGGAGACCCGTTGCCCAGTTTGCAAGCGTAGGTTTTCGACCGTCACCAAGACCTCGAAGTTGGATCCTATGTTCGGCATGAACAAGGTTGTGAGAGTTCAAACACGGGATCAG ATTTACCAACCTTCAGAAGGAGAAATTAGGCAAATGCTGGATCCATATGGAAATATTGTGTGCACGGAATGCCAACAAGCTGTAGACGATCACCTCATGTTGCTATGCGATATTTGCGATTCTTGTGCTCATACATATTGTGTTGGTCTCGGAAGGGAAGTACCAGAAGGCAATTGGTATTGTGATTGCTGTAGGTCTACCACTACCGTATCATCATGTATGCAAAATCAAGACACTTTCTCTGGGGGAGTTCCTAAAAGTTCCTTAACACATGGCTATGAAGCGGTAGAAGATGCTGCGCATATCCATTCCAATTCATATTCTCAACCATCTGGATCCTTTCCACGTCTGATTGCATCTCAAAGAATGGATCTGAATGCCCCTCCTACATTAGACGATGATTATGCAGCAATATACCAGGTTACCGGTGTTGGCGGATCAACTTTATCTGAAAGACGTGCAATACATCAACAGATACGCATCTTGTTATCTAACAGTAGACCGCGGCAGATGATTCATCAAAATGATGTATCCAATGACAAAGTGGAAGGTAATGCTACACCACAAGAGGTTCAACAAAGCGAGTttacaaactag